A genomic segment from Lignipirellula cremea encodes:
- a CDS encoding RNA polymerase sigma factor, which produces MDSTSVSLLRRLRAPDESSAWQRFVDLYAPLIFYWGKKQGLGVEDAADLVQEVMATLVEKLPQFQYDPQRRFRGWLRTITRNKANDLHRRNKTLPETGREESLQDALAVGDDLFEEAEYGRFIIRQAMLLIQNEFPAHYWQACWKQIVDGLSAAQTARDLKISLTAARVAKYRVLNHLRNELEGLLE; this is translated from the coding sequence ATGGACTCCACATCGGTTAGTTTGCTGCGGCGGCTACGGGCCCCCGATGAAAGCTCCGCCTGGCAGCGGTTTGTGGATCTTTATGCGCCGCTCATCTTTTACTGGGGAAAGAAGCAGGGACTCGGCGTAGAGGACGCGGCCGACCTGGTCCAGGAGGTGATGGCGACGCTGGTCGAGAAACTGCCCCAGTTTCAATATGACCCGCAGCGTCGTTTCCGTGGCTGGCTGCGGACGATCACCCGCAACAAAGCCAACGACTTGCACCGGCGAAACAAGACGCTACCAGAAACCGGCCGTGAAGAGTCGCTGCAGGACGCCTTGGCAGTGGGCGACGATCTGTTCGAAGAGGCTGAGTACGGCCGCTTTATCATCCGGCAGGCGATGTTGCTGATCCAAAATGAGTTTCCCGCGCATTACTGGCAGGCGTGTTGGAAGCAGATCGTCGACGGCCTCTCAGCGGCCCAGACGGCTCGTGATCTGAAAATTTCCCTGACGGCCGCGCGAGTCGCTAAGTACCGCGTTTTGAATCACTTGCGAAATGAACTCGAAGGCCTGCTGGAGTAG